CAGTTGGGCGCATGATTTAGCCTCAGGCGGCTAGATCCATTTCCCTCGCGAGTCTGTGCCTAAGGCTCGCCAGGATCCGCTTGTGGAGCTGGCAGACGCGCGACTCCGACAGGCCCATGAGCTGGCCGATCTCATGAAAGGCCATACCGCGGCCGTACCGGAGCTGGACGATGGCGCGGTCCCTGTGAGAGAGGTTGGTGACGGCGCCGTTCAGGAGCATCATCGCTGCCTTGCGGTCGGCGGCGGCTGCCGGGTCCGCGAACTCGTCCGGATCGCTGGCCTCCCAGGGGCTGGCGCCCTCGGCGCTCTTCTCCTCCATCACCCTTTCCAGCGACACGACCCGGGATGAAGAGTGGCCGGCCAGGCTCTGCAGCTCTTCGAGGGACATCCCGAGCCGGGTTGCGAGCTCTCGTTGCGAGGGCCAGCGTCCGAGGTCTGTCGCGAGCTCGAGCGTCGCCCGTTCCAGTTCGCGGGCGCCCTTCCGGAGGGATCGCGGCAAGACGTCTAGCTTGCGGATGGCGTCGAGCACGCTGCCCCGGATGCGGCGGATGGCGAAGCTGGCGAAGGTGGTCCCGCGCGTTGGGTCGTACGCGTCCACGGCCTGGATCAGGCCCTCTATGCCATAGGCGATGGCATCGTCGCGGTCTATGACGCTGGAGCCGTTCTCGTCCGTCATCTTGCCGACGACGAACGCTACGAGCGGCAGGTTCCGGAGGATCATCTCTTCGCGTGACCCGTCCATCGGTCCCTCCACGGAGACGTGGGGGCGAGGCGCGCCGGCAAGCAAGAGGGATGCGATGACCCTCTCGGTCCGGCGGTTGTCCCTTGCAGGACCGCCTCGCATCCCTGCGTCGTACTGGGGTTTCCGGCCTTCCGTCGGGAAGCCCTGACTACATCTTTTAACGTGTCTCGGGTTTCCAGCATTACAGATTCATCGCACCTGCTCGTTCCTGGAGCCGGCGGCCACGTTGACAGGCTGGCCGCCCGGGCCATAGCGTGAGCGGGAGTAAGGCTGAGTCAAGTGCAGGTCAGTAGCGCCAACCTACGCCAGGCCCTGTCCTCGCGCTACGCACGGGAGCCACTGCTCATCCTCCTGGCCTACGTCCCCTACTTCCTCGCGCGGGGCCATGCCGTCAGCCACGCCGAAACGGCGTTCGAGAATAGTTACGACGTCATTCGTCTGGAGCGGAGCCTCGGCCTCTTCAGAGAGCTCTCGGTCCAGAGCGCCGCCCTCTCCTACGAGGCCCTGGTGCACGCTTTCAACCTGATCTACTTCTACGGCCACTGGCCCGTGATCATCGCCATCGGCCTGTACCTGTTCATACGCCACCCTCGCGTGTACGCGATCACGCGGAACGCGTTCCTGCTCTCCGGGGCGGTGGCGCTGCTGCTCTACGCCCTTTTCCCCGTCGCCCCGCCGCGCCTGACGCCGGGGTTCATCGATACGCTGAGCATGACCGTGCCGGTCTCCTTCGACCAGTCGCGCCTGGTGAATCCCTACGCTGCCATCCCGAGCCTGCACGTCGGTTGGGACGTGCTCATCGCGCTCGGGCTCTTCGTCGCGACCAGGCGCTGGCCGGTGCGGACGATTGCCCTGACTCTGCCGCCGTTGATGCTGGTGGCAACGGTGGTCACCGGCAACCACTTCTTCGTCGACGGCATCGCGGGCGCGCTGCTGGCGCTGGCGGCGTTCGCGCTGGCAGCGGCCCTCCACCGGCGCTGGCCCCGCGTCCGGGCACGCCCCGTGGCCTGACCCTCGCCTGTCCTTGCCGGCGCGGTGACTGTTGAATCTGGCGGCCCTAAGATCACGGAGCCATGGACGCGCCTTATCGCCGCCTGATCTTCGTGATGATCGACGGCGCCCGCTTCGACGTCCTCGACGAGCTGGTCAGGGCGGGCGAGTTGCCGGCGCTTGCCGCCCTGGCTGAAAAAGGCGGCGGCGTGCGCAAGGCCGTCACCTGCTTTCCTTCGACCACGGGGCCAGCGTACATCCCCTACCTGATGGGCCTGCTGCCGGGCACGGCAAACGTCCCCGGCTATCGCTGGCTCTCGCGGGCGGGCTATGGCGGCCGGAGAGGACGCTGGACGCGACCCGGCGTCGCCAGCTACAGCGGCATCGAAGGTGGGAGCTTCGACCGCGACCTTCCCGACAGGCCGACCTGGTTCGATTACTTTGCCGACTCCCGCAACATCATCAACCTCCTGACCAAGGGCTGCCCGCCCGGCGCCGACATGACGCGCTGGGTAAAGCCAGTGGTCTACGTCATCGGGCACTACCTGCACCGTTGGGACCTGGCCGACCGCGTGGCGGCCCGGGCCCTGGTGGCGGCCGCGAAACAGGCGCCGGACTTCATCGCCTGCGCCTTCAACGGCGTGGACGGGCATTCGCACGCCAGCCACCCGCGCGCCCCTAAGGTGCTGGAGTCCTACCGCACGATCGACCGGGCGGTCGCGGAAGCGCGGCGGGTCCTGAAGGCGAGGGGCCTGGACGAAGAGACCCTGTGGGTCATCGGCAGCGACCACGGCCAATCGCCGACGCACACTCACGTGGACGTGCCCCGGGTCCTGGAGGACCTGGGCCACGCCCCCCTGTACTATCCGCGCCTCTGGCGCCGGGATGCCCACTGCGCCGAGATGATCTCGGGCAACGGCATGACGCAGGTCTACTTCCGGAACGGCCATGGTTGGAGCGCGCGGATGCCCTGGGAGGAGATCGAGGCGCGCCAGGTCCCCGAGGCGTTCCTGGCCGTGGACGGCGTCGACTTCGTGGCGGGCCGGCGCAGTGACGGCGTCGTGGTGATCAAGACGGCGAGTGGCGAAGGCCACATCTCCTGGCGCGGGGGTGTCTGTTCCTATGCGTACGAGGGCAGCGATCCGCTAGGTAGCGGCTGCTTCGAGGGGAAGGATGCCGAAGAGGTGTTACGCCTCACCTTCGAGGGGCCGCGGCCGGACGCCGCGCTCCAGCTGGAGCAGCTCTTCCGGGCTGAACGCGCCGGCGACATGTTCGTCAGCGCCGCGGAGGGCTACGACCTCCGGGCTCGCTGGGAAGTACCCGAGCACAAGTCCAGCCACGGGGCGCTGGTGCCCTCGCAGATGCACGTACCGGTGATCATGAGCCATCCCATCGCGCCCGGTTACATGCGGACCACGGACGTTTTCCCCACGGTGCTGCGCCTGATGGGCCGGGAACCGCCGGATGGGATCGATGGGGTCGTTCGGCCCTTGTGGGAGGCGGTAGCCGCTGGTGAGAATTGACGACGCTTGGGCATCGTCGTATCGTACCCGTCTAGACGGGCGTACCCTGATGCTCTACCTGAGGAGTCCTTGCGGCCTTCATTAGCGGCCACGAAGGAGGCGGGTCAAGGGGTAACTGCGCATCCGCGCCCGGCCGCGGCGCCTAACGGCGGTCGATGCTAATTCCCAATCGAGAGAAAGAGGTCAGTGCATGCGACTGAGGAACGTAGTGATCGTAGACGGCGTTCGCTCTCCGTTTGCCCGCGGCGGCAGGGGCAAGCTTGTCGCCACCAGGCTGGACGACGTCGGTGCGACCATCATCCGGGCGCTGCTGGAGCGCAACCCCAAGGTCAAGCCGAGCATGATCGAGGATGTTGGCCTCGGTAACGTGGCTCAGTCGGGCGAGTTCATAGGCCTGGGCCACGTGGCGCGCCTGGCCGGCCTGCCGATGGAGGTCTCGGCCTTCAACACGAACCGCCAGTGCGGTTCCAGCATGGAGACGCTGCAGCGCCTCGCCTCCGGCATCGCGGTGGGTGCTCTCGACTGCGGTATCGCTCTCGGCATCGAGCGCATGGGCCGGACTCTTGGTGGCGGCGGCGGACCGCGCCCGAACCTGAACCGCGTCACCCAGCCCAAGCGGCTGGAGCTGACCAAAGAGCAGCGGGACATGTCCCCTGACCACAGCAAGTACTTCTCCGTACCGTTCCCCGACTACATCCTCGACTCGCCGCCGTTGCAGTCGATGCTCCAGACCGCCCAGAACGTGGCCGAGGTCTATAACATCAGCCGCGCGGAGCTGGATGAGTTCGCGGTTCGGAGCCACAAGAAGTACGGCGAGGCTTACCAGAAGGGCGTCTACAAGGACGAGATCATCCCCCTCGAGGTCGAGGAGCCGGTCTACGACGACGAGGGCAACTGGGTGCCGGACTCGAAGGGCAAGATGATCACCTTCGACATCGATGAGGGCTACCGGCCGGGCACGAACTTCGAGGCCCTGCAGAACCTGAAGCCGGTCCAGGGCTACGTGAGCTTCGGGAACAAGGAGCTCGTGATCACGGCCGGCAACTCCTGCCCGACGAACGACGGCGTCTCGGCCGCCCTCCTGATGGCAGAAGAGAAGGCCATCGAGCTGGGCCTCGAGCCTCTGGCACGGATCGTCGGCATGGGGGTCGCGGGTGTGAAGCCGCAGCTCATGGGCATTGGCCCGATCCCGGCGACGCACAAGGCCCTGCAGCACGCCGGCATCACCGCTGATGACCTCGACCGCGTCGAGTTCAACGAGGCCTTCGCCTCACAGGTTATCGCCACGCTGCGGGACCTCAAGATTCCGGAAGAGAAGGTCAACGTCAACGGCGGCTCGCTCGCCATCGGCCACCCGATGGGTGCGACCGGCGCTCGCCTGGTGACCACGGTCTCGAAGGAGCTGCGCCGCAGCGGCAAGCGGTACGGCCTGGCGACTCAGTGCATCGGCGCTGGCATGGGCATTTCGACCATCGTCGAGGCGCTGTACTAAGCCGGATCGGTTCAACCGAGAGGGGGAGTGGCGCCACTCCCCCTCTCTTTTCGTTTCGGTCCGAGGCCCGGTCCCGGCTCTATAGCCGCTCGGCGCTTACACTGCAGGTATGAAGGTCAAGCACGAGGTTCGACTGGGCGCCATGCTGGCCGGGCGCTGCCCGCGCTGCGGGCGGGGGCCGATCTTTCACCCGCTACTGAGCACGAAGGCGCTCTCGATGTACCGCGCCTGCCCCGTGTGCGGCCTCGATTACGAGCCGGAGGCCGGTTACTTCATCGGCGCCATGTACGCGAGCTACGCCTTCGGAGTGGCGGTCGTCGTCCCCGTGGCCCTGGCGCTGGTACTGCTCTTCGATGCCTCCATCGCCCTGACGCTCGGCATCGCCCTGGCGCTGACGCTGGTGCTGGCGCCGTTCGAATATCGCGCGGCCCGAGTGCTCTGGCTTCACATCGACCAGGCGGTCGCGCCGCGGTAGCTGGACTCCATCGGACGGCCTGGCCGTGGGATATACTAAAGGGCGACATCGGGGCGGTTAGCTCAGCTGGTTAGAGCGCAGCGTTGACATCGCTGAGGTCACTGGTTCGAGTCCAGTACCGCCCACCATAGCGAAGGCGAAGACGAGGACGAGTAGCGGCTGGTGAGGGCGACAGAGAGCGGGGTCATCGGCTGCAAGCCCCGCGCCGGAAGCGCCGCGAAGACCACCTCCGAGCCTGGGACCGAACCGGACGGGCGGAAGCAGATGCTCGCCATCGTAGTAGGCTCCCACGCCAGCCAGCGTTAACGGCTTCGAGTCCTTCCCGCGGCCGCGGGAAGGAGAAGCAGGGTGGAACCACGGCGCCCACCGTCCCTGAGACGGTGGGCGCCTGTTATTTCGGGACGGGGGTGACGGCATGGGCTTCGTGACGCGATGGATGGGCTGGGAAGCGCTGTTCATACATGGGCTGACGGGACTACTGTTCGCGGGCGTATCGGTGTTCCTGGTGTACAGGCTGGCAGTGTCGGAGCCCTTAGTCCTGGCGCTGGTGTTGCCTTTCACCGCCTTCTGCGCCTGGGGGTGGTGGGCGGAGGCGGTGGTCCTCAGGCGGGCCACGGCCTGGATGCGCTCGTCGACCAGCCGGCGCGATGGATCGCACCGAACGTAGCGTCCCCTTCCCGGCTCCTGCTTCCTCACCGGAGGTGAACCATGGTCATGCCTGTCGATGAAAAGCTGCGTGGTATGGACGAGCGGCTCTACCGCATGCGCCACTCCTGCGCCCACGTGATGGCCGAGGCAGTCCTGGAAATGTTCCCTGGCGCCAAGCTCGCTATCGGCCCGCCGATCGAGAACGGCTTCTACTACGACTTCGACCTGCCGCGCCCGCTGACGCCGGAGGACCTCGTGGAGATCGAGCGGCGCATGCGGGCCAGCATCGAGGCCGACAAGCCCTTCGTGCGCTCGACGGAGCCGCGTGACGAGGCCCTGCGCGAGCTGGCGGACCAGCCCTACAAGAAGGAGATCATCGAGGGCCTGGGCGACCAGGAGATCAGCTTCTATCAGCACGGCGACTTCAAGGACCTGTGCGAAGGCCCGCACGTGGAGAGCACGGGGAAAATCGGGGCATTCAAGCTGCTGAACGTCGCGGGCGCCTACTGGCGCGGCGACGAGAAGCGCCCGATGCTGCAGCGGATCTACGGCGCCTGCTTCGCCACCCAGGAAGAGCTGGACCGGTATCTGCACAACCTGGAAGAGGCCCGCCGCCGGGACCACCGCGTCCTCGGGCGCGAACTGGACCTGTTCTCCTTCCACGAGGAGTACGGTCCGGGACTGGTGTACTGGCACCCGAAGGGCGGCCGCGTGCGCACGATCATCGAGGACTTCTGGCGCCAGGAGCACTACCGCGCCGGCTACGACATCGTGTACACGCCGCACATCGGGCGCTCGACGCTCTGGGAGACCAGCGGCCACCTGGACTTCTATAACGAGAACATGTACTCGCCGATGGACGTGGACGAGCAGGACTACTACATCAAACCGATGAACTGCCCCTTCCACATCCAGATCTACAAGAGCGGTATCCGCAGCTATCGCGAGCTGCCGCTGCGCTTCGCAGAGCTCGGCACCGTGTACCGATACGAGCGCTCCGGCGTCCTGCACGGCCTCGCGCGCGTGCGCGGGTTCACGCAGGACGACGCGCACATCTTCTGCCGGCCGGACCAGGTGGAGGCGGAGGTCTCGCGCACGCTCGACTTCGTCCTGTTCGTCCTGCGTACTTTCGGCTTCAAGGAGTTCCAGGTGGCGGTGGCGACGAAGCCCGAGAAGGCCGTCGGCCGCGAGGACGACTGGCGCATGGCTACGGACGCGCTTCGCCGGGCAGTGAGCGCCGCCGGCCTGCAGTACGACATCGACGAAGGGGGCGGCGCCTTCTACGGGCCCAAGATCGACCTGCACATCAAGGATGCGCTCGGCCGCGCCTGGCAGTGCTCCACGATCCAGTTCGACTTCAACCTGCCAGAGCGCTTCGACATCTCGTTCATCGGTGAGGATGGCACGCGGCAGCGGCCCTACATGGTGCACCGGGCGCTGCTCGGCTCCATCGAGCGCTTCTTCGGAGTCCTGATCGAGCACTACGGCGGCGCCTTTCCGCTGTGGCTCGCGCCGGTGCAGGCGAAGCTCATCCCGATCGCCGACCGCCACATCGACTATTGCGAGCGAGTGGCGGACGACCTGCGGGCCGAGGGCCTGCGCGTGGAGGTGGACGCCCGCAACGAGCGCATGCAGGCGAAGATCCGCGACGCCCAGCTGCAGAAGGTGCCCTACATGCTCATCGCCGGCGACCGGGATGTCACGGCCGGAGCGGTCTCCGTGCGCACTCGCGCCGGCGACGACCTCGGCGCGATGCCGGTCTTCCAGGTAATCGACCGCCTGAAGGATGAGGTGGTGACCGGCATGAACCCCGAGGAGGCGATCAGCGGTTAAGCTGGCCTCGCCGCCCTCGCGGCGGCGAGGTTGCAGCCGCGCGGTGTCAGGGCGGTCCTCGCGAGGGCCTTGAAGGGACGGGGCACGGCAGTGACAGGAAGGCCCCAGATCCTTTGGCCGCCGCCTGTCGTTGCCGCCCGCCCACCCCTGTGCTACAAAGTGGCGGCAGGACGGCGCCGCAGGCAGGGGAGGTAGCGTTGTTCAAAAAGCTACTCGTCGCGAACCGCGGCGAGATCGCCGTCCGGGTGGTGCGCGCCTGCCGCGAACTCGGCGTCACTTCCGTCGCCGTCTACTCGGAGGCGGACCGCGGCGCCCTCCACGCGCGCCTGGCCGATGAGGCTTACTGCATCGGCCCCGGGCCTGTCGGCGAGAGCTACTTGAACGCCGCCAAGATCGTCGAAACGGCGAAGGCCTGCGGCGCTGAGGCGATCCACCCTGGCTACGGTTTCCTGTCTGAGCGCGCTGAGTTCGCCCGGGCCTGCGCAGACGCCGGCATCGTCTTCGTCGGCCCTACGCCCGAAGCCATGGCGATGCTCGGCGACAAGGTGGAAGCGCGGCGCATCGCGCGGGCGGCCGGCGCGCCCACGGTGCCGGGGACGGAGGGTGTGGTCTCCCCGGAGGAGGCGAAAGGCGCCGCCGACAGCATCGGCTACCCGGTGCTGATCAAGGCGGCGGCTGGCGGCGGGGGCCGCGGCATACGGCTCGTGCCGGACGAAGCTTCCATGGAAGGTGCGGTCCGGGTCGCCGCGGCGGAAGCGCAGAGCGCGTTTGGTGACCCATCCCTGTATGTCGAGAAGTACCTGGACCCCGTGCGGCACGTCGAAATCCAGGTGATCGCCGACAGGCACGGCAACGCTGTCCACCTCGGCGAGCGCGAGTGCTCGGTCCAGCGCCGCAACCAGAAGCTGATCGAGGAGTCGCCCTCGACGGCGCTCACGCCGGAGCTGCGTGCGCGGATGGGCGCGGCCGCGGTCGCGATCGCGAAGCGCGCCGGGTACGAGAACGCCGGCACGGTCGAGTTCCTGGTCGACAGTGAGGGCAACTTCTACTTCATCGAGGTCAATGCCCGCCTCCAGGTCGAGCACCCGGTGACCGAGATGGTCACGGGGATTGACCTCGTGCAGATCCAACTGCGGGTCGCGGCGGGCGAACCGCTGGGCTTGCGCCAGGAAGACATCCAGCCGCGCGGCTGGGCCATCGAGTGCCGGATCACGGCCGAGGACCCGTTCCAGAATTTCACGCCGGGGGTTGGCACCGTCGAATTCGTGAGCGAGCCGTCCGGGCCGGGTATCCGCGTGGACAGCTCTCTGTTCACGGGCCTCGTAATCCCCGAGTACTACGACTCGATGCTGTCGAAGATCATCGCCTGGGGGGCGGACCGTGACGAGGCGGTCCGGCGGCTGCGCCGGGCCCTCGAGGAATACGTGATCCTCGGGCCAAGGACTACCATCCCCTTCCATCTGCAGCTCATTGACCACCCCGACTTCCGTTCCGGGGCCATTTATACGCGCTTCCTGGACGAGAAGTTCACGATGGCGCCGCCGCCGCGGGGCGAGGGCGAGGACCTGGCGCTCCTCGTCGCGGCGGCGCTGGCCCACGAAAGGCGCCAGAACGGCGCGCGGTCCAACGGCGCCGCGTCTGGCGAACGGCAGGCCGTCAGCGGCTGGCGCGTGGCCGGGCGCATGAGCGCGCTGTCCGAGAGCACCGGAGGCCACCTCTGGCGAAGCATTATTTGAAGCTCGGGGACCGGGAGGTCGAGGCCGAAGTCGAATCTGACGGCGAAGGACTCCGCGTCAACCTCGGCGATGGTTGGCGCTCGCTGGGGCTCAAGCGGCTGGGCTCGACTCCGCGGTTCGCCCTCATGATCGATGGCCGAACTGTCGACGTCCTGGCGAAGGAGTCCCCCGGCCGCATCGAGGTGCTCATCGGGGGCGTGACCTACGTGGTGAGCACGGCCCGCCCGCGCAAGGGACGCGTCGCGGCGGCGGCAGAGGATGAGGATGACGCGCACTTCGAGAACGGCGTCTGGAGCCTGCGCTCGCCCCAGACCGGCAGCGTAGTTGATATCCGCGTAAGCGTAGGGGCAAGCGTCGAACCGGGCACCGTGCTCATGGTGGTAGAGGCGATGAAGATGCAGAATGAGCTACGCAGCCGCGTGGCCGGCACCGTATCCTCTATCAAGGTGGAGCGCGGCCAGCGGGTGGAGACCGGGGCTGTGCTCCTCGAGGTCGCTGCGCCAACCGGCTAAGCACAACAAGACGAGGGTCCCCGCCATGCCCTCACTTCCCAGAGACCTGGCGCCAATGCTCCCGGCGAGGGGCGAGGAGCCCTTCGACTCCGAGCAGCACATCTTCGAGGTGCGCTGGGGCGGCATTCGCGCCCTGGCGTTTATCGAGCAGGCGCGCCTCACGCTCCTGTCCCAGTCGGGGCGAGACATTACGGCCTGGTTCCCTGAGCTGGCCCCGATAGCGGGGCAGGTCAGGCGCGACGGCGCCGTCCTCGACGGCGAGATCGTGCCTCTGGGCGCTGACGGCGAGCCCGACCTCGCCCTGCTGTCCGCCAGGCTCGCGGGCGCGCCGCCGGAGGACGGAAGCGCGTTCTGTCTCTACCAGGCATACGACCTCCTCTACAGCGGCGGGCTCCCCCTCATGGCCAGGCCGCTCTTGCAGCGCAAGGAGGCCCTGGCTGGCGTACTCAGCGGCCCGGGGCCGGCAGTGGCGGTCGACTACGTGCACGACGAAGGCGTCGCGCTCTTCGAGGCGGCGGCGGAGCGCCGCCTTCCCGGCGTCGTCGCCAAGGCGAAGGCCTCCACTTACAAGCCGGGCGAACGAAGCAGAGACTGGATCGAGGTGCCGCTGTATGAATCCGGCTGGTTCGTGATCGGCGGTTACGTGCTCGGAATCGGGAAGGAAGACCCGGTCGCCGGACTCCTGCTCGGAGAGCCCGCGCTGCCCGGACGCCTGCGGCACGTGGCGACGGTCCAGGGCGGCATACCCGGCTCACTACTGGAGCGCGCCTTGTCCGCGCTGACCACGGAGACATCGCCCTTCCTTGCCGTGCCGCCTTTGATGCGCCTCGTCTACTGGCTGCGTCCCGAGCTCGTCTGCGAGGTCCGGTACGCCCGCCGGGAAGCGGACGGCCGCCTCCGGTTCCCCGTCTTCGTGACGATGCGGCCAGACCTTACTCCGAAGGACATCTGGCGCGACGCCCGGGACTCGGCGGGACGGAGGCCCTAGCTCTCACCCACCCGGCTGCCCGACCGGGTAGTCCTTCGACGGCCGGAAAAACCCACCCCCATGCGCGGGGGCGCGCATAGACGCCGGCGCGACCATTTCCCCATCACATGGCTCGGGCTGAGCCGCGAGAGAGGGAGAGATATGTCGTACGGCAATGGGATTCTTTGGACAGGGTGGAGGCAGCAGGCCCCGGGCGGACCACCTGCCCCGGGAGCGAGGTCAGGGAGCTGGCCAGGCCGGGCGCTGGTGTTGGTGGCGGCAGGCCTCGTTTTTCTCGCCCTGGCCTGCTCCAGCGACGACGGCCCGGCGCCGCCGTCCGGGGAGGGCTGTCCGGTAGCCGCGGTCGTCTGCGAGGTGGCTGCGGAGGTCGGCCGGGCGGCCGCGGCCGGTGACTTCAGCGCTATCGTCGCGGCCGGCGCGGGGCAGGACTTCACATGTCCATCGGCGAGGCCGGAGGGGCTCGGCGGCCCGTACCCACTCTGCGACGGCGCCCGCGCCGGTGAAAAGCGACAGGGTTTTCCGCTCGCGTACGTACCGGGCGAAGGCTTAGTCGAAGGGCGCGAGGGCGTCCTAGCGGCCCTCAACAACTGGACCGCCTCAGCCGTGCGGTCGAAGAGCGACGCCTTCGGTGACGGCTCGACGCGGGTGTTCACCGTCGGCTGTCCCGAAAAGGGAAGGTGCGAGGACTACTTTGCGGTCGTGCTCAGCAACCTCGGGACCGTGCCGTTCCGCCTGCAGGCCGTCCTGTTTTTCCGGGCGCAGCAAGGGCAGCCGCGGTTGACGTCGCTGGCAATCGGCTGGATCGCCGACATGACGCAGAGCGAGGTCGTGCTCAGCGGCGGCCGGACCCGCGACTTTCTGCGGTTCCAGGGGTGGCCGGCGCTGACCGACTTCCACCGGGTGACGCCGTCGGACCTCGAGGCCGCGGCGTCACGGTGAGGGACGTGACGGGCGGTCCCGAGGCGCCATGTCCCCGGGACCGTCAGTCGATCATCTCGTAGGCCGGCAACGTCAGGAACTCGACGAAGTCGTCGCTCAGGGCGACTCTTTCGAACAGGGCCGCAGCCTCTTCGAGGTGGCCCGCCGTCCTCCCGGCATCCCGCAGCCTGGCCACCTCTTGCGATGCGATCTCGCGCACGAGGGCGGGCGTGATCTCGCGGCCGTCTTCCAGGCGTCCGCCTCGGTGCGCCCATTGCCAGACCTGCGAGCGGGCGATCTCGGCCGTAGCCGCGTCCTCCATGAGGTTGTTGATCGCCACCGCCCCTGTACCCGAGAGCCAGGCATCGAGGTACTGGACCGCGACGCTGACATTCGCGCGCAACCCCGCCTCTGTAATCACACCGCCGGCGCCGGCAATGCCGAGGAGGTCGGCGGCAGTCACGTTGACCTCTGGACGCTGGCGGTCGATCTGGTTCGGCCGCTCGCCGAGGACGGAATCGAAGACCTCCATGGCTATCGGCACGAGGTCGGGGTGTGCGACCCAGGTTCCGTCGAAGCCGTCATTGGCCTCCCGTATCTTGTCCTCACGGACGCGGGCGATGGCGGCGGCGTTGACCTCGGGGTCGCGGCGGCTGGGGATGAACGCGGCCATCCCGCCGATGGCGTGGGCGCCACGTTGATGGCAGGTCTTCACCAGCAACTCGGTATAGGCGCGCATGAACGGCACTGTCATCGTGACCCGGGCGCGGTCCGGCGTGAGCATGTCCGACCGCGAGCGGAACTTCTTGATCACGCTGAAGATGTAGTCCCAACGCCCCGCGTTCAGCCCGGCCGAGTGCTC
This Dehalococcoidia bacterium DNA region includes the following protein-coding sequences:
- a CDS encoding DNA ligase — its product is MPSLPRDLAPMLPARGEEPFDSEQHIFEVRWGGIRALAFIEQARLTLLSQSGRDITAWFPELAPIAGQVRRDGAVLDGEIVPLGADGEPDLALLSARLAGAPPEDGSAFCLYQAYDLLYSGGLPLMARPLLQRKEALAGVLSGPGPAVAVDYVHDEGVALFEAAAERRLPGVVAKAKASTYKPGERSRDWIEVPLYESGWFVIGGYVLGIGKEDPVAGLLLGEPALPGRLRHVATVQGGIPGSLLERALSALTTETSPFLAVPPLMRLVYWLRPELVCEVRYARREADGRLRFPVFVTMRPDLTPKDIWRDARDSAGRRP
- a CDS encoding malate synthase A, giving the protein EHSAGLNAGRWDYIFSVIKKFRSRSDMLTPDRARVTMTVPFMRAYTELLVKTCHQRGAHAIGGMAAFIPSRRDPEVNAAAIARVREDKIREANDGFDGTWVAHPDLVPIAMEVFDSVLGERPNQIDRQRPEVNVTAADLLGIAGAGGVITEAGLRANVSVAVQYLDAWLSGTGAVAINNLMEDAATAEIARSQVWQWAHRGGRLEDGREITPALVREIASQEVARLRDAGRTAGHLEEAAALFERVALSDDFVEFLTLPAYEMID